The Triticum aestivum cultivar Chinese Spring chromosome 4B, IWGSC CS RefSeq v2.1, whole genome shotgun sequence sequence aaaaaaaaatttggttgagccaacaaaattttgaaaaacccTTAAGACTAAGGACCGAGGTTGAGAAGGTCCTTTCAAAAGtttgtcataaaagattttgagagggagagtccctcaaagagaaaaattcaaataacctcctttaaatcaaataaagattttaaTAAAAATCCaagtcaaaattttggggtgttacacaccCCGACTGGTTATCACGTATTGGCTTTGACTGTAGTGGCTAGCAGCCCTGGTAATGTTCCTGTAGACCACGGTACAAAACCTGCAGCTCCCCTATTCACCTTTTCCCTTCTTTATTTGTTTTAGTTGTGCGTGAATGGGCTGGCCCGATAAGCGAAAATGGTTTAGCGAGACATCATAAATCCTCGCTGAGCGCGAGAAATAGTCGCCGTGCTATATGATCACCTATGTCTCACTCCTATGTCTCGCTTATAACTAGACAGAGGGAGGGGATGTATCTGGTGCACCAAATcaattggtgctaccggtgcaccggtcgTCCGTTgcacattaaaaaatgttcaaaaaatccgGAAAAAATAGTGCATTGAGACAACATGAATATACGTTGTCACAAAAATTTAAATCAATATTCAAAACACTGCTcgagatacaaaaataacaaatttgacactgaatagtacataacacAGTTGGGCTTCAGTTTTGGCCCTTTAGCACATAgacgtcaaatttgtcatttttgtatcttgagcattgttttgaattttgatttgattttttgtgacaacatacattgatgttgtatcgatacaccaaaaaaaattcagaatttttttgaacattttttattgTGCAACGGGGTCCGGTGCATCGGTTGCACCAATTGCTTTGGTGCACCAGATACGTTCCCGATAGAGGGAAGCCTCGAGTTAGGTGAGCGCCAGATGGGCAAGCCCAGCCGCGTGAGAGGCGACGACCTTGTTTATATGTtttgtatttatttttttatttcgttTTCTCTTTCTACTTTTACTTTCGtttatacttacaaatattctaaGTAAACATATTTAAAAATTacagaattttttttttaaaagttaaccaagcattttaaaaatgttgaataggtatagagaaaatgtttcacatgtgtacgaaaaatgtatacaaaaatatacaatgtgtgtgaaaaGGTCAatcgtgtatttaaaaaatgttaatcaagcaattGAAAAAATATATTAAACAACTATTTGAAAATGTtattcaagcatttgaaaaatgtgtatacaaaaaatgttgaccatgtattaaacaattatttggaaaatgttaatcaagcatttgagaaaATTTAGATGTACGTAcagaaaatgttgaccatgtgcTCAGAAAATGTTAACCATGCATTTGAAACATGTCTAATGTGTATAGAGGAAATGTTTCACATATATACAaaatatgtatacaaaaaatgtacaatgtgtgtgAAACAAGTTCATCGTGTAACTAAAAATGTTAatgaagcatttaaaaaatgttgagtGTATAGAAATTTTTAACATTGCATTtataaaatattaatcaagcatctaaataatgttaaatgtgtatatattTTTTGGTCATCTATTAAAAAATTGTAATactgtatttgaaaaatgttaatcaagcatttggaaaagtTTAAAAGTGTGTATAacaaaaatattgaccatgtattcaataaaatgttaatcttgtatttgaaaactATTAATCAAACATTTTGGAAATGTTTAAATTTTGTATAGAaagaatgttgaccatgtattaaaaaatatttaaTTTATATTGGCAAAATGTTAAACATGCGTTAGAGAAAGTTCTGGACATACACCAtaaatgtagaatgaaaacgaaaaaaatgaaaaccaaaaagaaatgaaaatacaaggaaaaaagataataaaaaataaaaccgaAGAAACACGTGTAAGAAAATGCGAAAACAGTGAAAATCgacaaagaaacaaataaaaataaaaataacgaTGCAGAAAGAAAAATTAAAGGACAAAAGAAGGAAAATGAGTAAGAAAAGGAAAAATGTTAAGAGAAACATAGAAAGACAAATaaaaaaacagagaagaaacaataaacacaaacaaagaaacaaaaataaacccGGAGGAAACTGGATTAAAATGAAGAAATCCAGTAAAAActgagaaagaaacaaaaaaaagctggtgcaaaaagaaaaacagaaaaaggaaagatTATTGCGGACAAGAAAACGTTGTTGGGACTGATGGTGCTCCCTATTGGGCCGGCCAAGTCGGTGTTGTGGGTGACTCGCCCATGGCGCTTGCGACGGGCGGCAATACGGGGGTGGTTCTCCAGCGAACCTTTCATTCGTGCCGGGCTTCTGGCTACCTCAGAATCTGACATCCGCCTCATACCTTTCGTTTTGAGATTTTGAAAAGAGTTGCTCTTTGAAGAGCAAAGTACGATAAAAGCTGTAACCTGTGTTCGGGGTGGGGAGCTGGGGTCATTACGGAAACGCTGTGCATGAGGCCATCAGAAGCTCACCTGGCTCACCTCAAACATGTACTGCCACCataaaaaaaatataagagcgttttaatCACTAAACCGTAGGAAGTGCTCCTTTTGTGTCGAATGCTCTGGCATTTGTACATGCGATGTTTGTGAAGGCATCCAAACTACCACCGCAACCAAGCAGCAAAGATCGGCATGCACAGCAGCAGCGGCGCAACTGAGCAAGCACCCCCTAACTGGGCCGGCCACAGTGATACTACATCGCTTTCTTGTTCCTCTTTTATTACGCACATAGCAGTATTACTGTCTACAAACACCTTGTGGATCACTTGACATCATATACAGAGAAACCGGTCTAGCTTTTGTCCCACAGAGCTTCTTATGGCTAACGCTGACTGACACCATGCGTGTCAACATCAAACAAACTATAGTAAAAAGAGCAACGGTAGCTACATATGCTACGTACGTACGGTTCTCTCCCCGGACTGGATTTGGATTCGGTGTCGTTAAAACCTAAAAGAGGCCggccatgcatgcacgcatgcacgCAGCGAGGGCTTTGGCTTCACTTGCTGCTGCCCTTGCCGTGGCCGTAGAGGCGGAAGAGGTTGAAGGCGGAGACGAGGGCGATCCCGACCATGGTGGCGCTGGCGGCGACGGCGCACGCAACGCCGCCCCCCGCCTGCGTGCAGAACCGCTGGTATAGCTCGCACGTCTTCATCCACTGGAACTCCACCTGCCCGGTCTTCCCCAGCAGCGCCGcctccatggccaccgccaccgccccgatTATCACGTACGCCATCACCTGCAGCACAGCTTACATTTTACAGACTTTACTCACAGTTTTATCTTTTTCCCCCTCAAAGTCCAAAAAACATTTTAAATCAACAAAATATAAAAATTGGTCAGCAGTGGTAGGGACTTAGTATTTttgtgtgtactccctccgtcctttaaagagtgtacttccaactttgttggagggtcaaactatctcaatgtttgaccgagtttgttcaaaaatatatcaatgtttatgaaACCAAATATGATGAAAATaaattttatcatgaatctaatgctactaatttgatggcataaatgttggtgcattattgtataaatacggtcaaacataaaaaggtttgacttttcaacaaagttgaaagtacactcttcaaaggatggagggagtatgtgtcAGTAGTAGAAGCAATCGTGTCGAGCTCGTGGAGCTGGTCGTCGTCCTAGTAGCAGACTGAAAACAGGTTACTCCGGATGAACAGTGCAAGAGTACCACGATGTTTGTTGGGGGAGTTCAATGGTAGAATGAATAGGCAACTGAACAACCCAGGGCTTGGCCTCACATTAATACCACCATGTGGTGTTTATGATGGTGCTGAACTTGTGATCTCCCAACTAATACCAGCATGTACTGTCCATCCCGGGGCTTGCTGAATCCAGACAGCAGATGCACATGCTCACATTTGACCGCGAGAGACCATTCCTTTGTCGAATGAGAGTGGTTTTTCTACACCCACTCTTGGTGTACCCACGGTGCACCCATGCAAGAAAACATACCAAAACCTTTTGAAAAAACCTAAAACTTTGTAGGaatgatcatcaacaaatgttaGAGAGGCTTGCAAATTTTCATGGTCATATGACATCCGAGGAGCTctatacaaaaaagaaaaaattacTCAAAATGTACGTGCACTGTTTAAACAAAATTTGTAAATTTGTTTTTTTTGTATAGTTCTCCTAGAATGTCATTTGATCACCAAACTTGACAAGCCTCTCTAACATTTATTGATAATCATTTccacaaagtttcagattttttcgaAATGTTTTGGTATGTTTTCTTGCATGGGTGCACCGAGGTGGGGTTCAGCCACTACTTTCTCTTGGCAACATCTTATTTCATACTTGCACCATCAATACTATTGTATCTCTATAGTGAGTAGTGCATTTTTTAGGAACCATGACAAGGACATAAGTAAAGGGTCATTGCAAAATGCATCACATCCCTGGGTGGGCATTGAATATGgtgtgtgcatcttagctatgcaaGGCCGGGTGTCACTCATCATgatttgtatcctcttgatgctacattttgagttagTAAagtgccctttatcgaaaaaaatgaTCGAGCAACCGCAGACGTTGGGGGTCTCAATTAAGTGTGTTTTTGCTCATAATGATTTGACAATTAATTTGCAAGGAACATACCAAAATGTGGCTATGTGTTGATTGTGATATATGACCAGATGTACGGACAAGTTATGATACAAACAGTACTGCAGCAGCTAGACGAGATCGATGTGACCTGACGATAGCCCAATCTATAATTTCTAGGAACAGAGGAGTGCCCCATATGCTATAAATGCAAAATTCAAGCAgtagttttccccttttttttatcAAACAAAAAAAAACTTTCCCTTTTTTTTATCTCTGAATGGTTAGTATGGACAGTAAATGTTATAAGTCTGATTTTCTCCAGCTGTAgagcaaaagaaaaagaagttcTCATGCCAGTAAGTAAATCCATGCAGTTTACTCATCTGGCAAATGCATGAATTTTGTGATAATCTAATTATTCACACAGAAGGACCTCTGTTGAGTGTCAAGAGCGACAaccacatcccccccccccccccccccccccccccccccccccccccccccctaaaatgCGCCCGTGATAGCCGAAAGCCACTCACTGATAGTGAAAGCAAGGAGACAAACATGATGTATGTATGGTAACGAAAGCAAACAAATGACAAGAAAGGCTGATGGCGACAACAACCACTAGTAACTTGCCTGATCACAGGAGAAGATCGCCCATGCCAAGGGCCTGTTGAGAAGGATGCCACCCCTGATAATACTCACCAGGCACCTCGCGCCCTGCAGCAGGCTGTAACAGGCGACCATTCCACTTGCTATCACCAAGATCCTGCATCCAAAGACAAGTGATCAACACACCACCACTGTGTGCGGTACTTAATGTTGGCCTACAGAATTACTTGTACATGTTACAGCCTTGATGTCCTGGGTTAGCTTTTCAATTGTACTACTTGGCACATTATGTGTTGGTCCAGTGTGAGTGAGGATGGTCCTGCTAGCTAGCTTGTGGAGCTAGAGGTGTTAAATGTGGAGAGAAACAATGAAGGTTTTTTGAAGTGGGCGATGCAAACGCGCACACACACATCTGATGGCTTCAATGCCGACCATAAATGGCTGCCAAACATCCTGAATCGCTGATCATGGAGCACTGTATCACTCGCATTTTGAACAAAACTTCTAATTTTCTCCACTGATAAAAGAACACCATGAATTATTGGCACAGTAAAAATAAACCCGTTTCAGATGCAGTAAAATCGTAGATGCGCCTCTTCCGTGATCGCCGGTAGGCGAGGGGAAGTAGGTAGGTTCATGCGGTCAGTGTACGCGCCCCCATAAATGATCTAAGTAACCATTGAGCACTGCACTGCACTGCACCACGTGGTGGGTGCGACGATGGTTGCTACTGTGAGCACACTTACACACTTGTCGTTCGTTCTCCTCCTCCTACCCGTTTCACCTCCCTGCGATGCCATCACCGGCATGCGTACGTACGCGCCATTAATTTTCAATGGAGTTTCGCGGCCAGGTCTGCCTGCCCGTCTACAAGCATGCAGGCAGAGCCTTCCCCGGTGCGGCCACGCAGCGAGGCGGGGAGGCAGCGCTGGCACCGGCACATATGGGGGATGGGCCGTTGGCCCCGACAGGGGGATAAAATAGCCTTTAAGCGCTTGTTTCCTCCGTGACGACGTACGTCTCGTCTCGTCTCTGGGTAGTTGGTCGTGGTGGTTGCTCTGCTAGCAGCTAGCTACTCCTGCAGTCAATCGTCTCGTTATCACCGTAACATCGTCCTCGTCGATGGTTTAATTTGCTCCTGCGTGTTGCACTATCTGATAAACTGCTGATACTATGTTGGGCTGGTGGCTAATCTGATCGCTTCCCGGCCAAATTAAGGAAGATTTCTATGAAAAACATCTGTGGGGAAGGAAGATTACTATAACTGAGCATGAGTAGCTCATAAAGGAAGTCGTACTAGGACATTGGCCGAGTGGCTAGTGCGTGGCCGGCTACTCAACGCCACAAGGTGAGGTACATGCTCGTTGTGTGAAAACCAGTAGTAGAAAGATTCTTAGCTAGAATAATGGGCTCGCTCGATCGATCCCATCGGCGACGGCGAGTGAACGATGGTTCCGCGACATATAGCACCGCTGGAACACTGCCGCAATGTGAACACCCGTACCGTACCAGTGGCTACTTTCGTGCAAaaaggaaaaatggaaattttgTGAAGATCCGCTTCTTTGCTGCTGCGCTGATTCACAGCCTGAGTGAGCCGTGACTAGTCGAGAGGAGAAATTTTTAGTGGCGGAGAGCCGTGACTAGTGAGACAGCGACTAGCCGTGACTGGTGAGACAGTGAGCCGTGCACGGCCGAGAGGGGATTTTTTAGTGGCCGCATGCAGATAGAGCAGGTTGATTTGATTTACTACTACTGCATGCTACTAACTGAGAGGAAATTAAGATAGGTGTTGCTTACACGAGGGACTGCATGTCGGTGTACCGGGCGACCTTCTGGATGGAGAAGAAGGTGCGGGACTGGCGGTCGGCGccgaggagggcggcggcgagcACGGCCAGGCCGCACGCCGCGCACCGCAGGAGCACCTCGGCGGCGCGCACCCGCCGCTCCAGGGTGGCCGAGACTCGCCCGCCCGCGCCGTAGTAGCACACCGGGACATTGCCGGGGCTCACCCCGTCGCCTCCGCCCCCTCCTTGCCTCATGGTAGCCTTCTGATCCCTCCTGGTAGTGTTCAGTGGCTAGTGGCTAACTACTGAGGCCAGGGAAGGGAGGGCTGATGCGTACTACTACGCTACGGGCCGGGGAGCGGAGGTATTTAAAGTGGGCAGAGGCAGACGAAGCAGAGGAgggtaaggctggtcatagtgggagtaaggctggtcatagtgggagtaacataggtagtaacataaatgccacataagcaaaaatgatgatgtggcaagtagttaatgaggagagaga is a genomic window containing:
- the LOC123093130 gene encoding CASP-like protein 2U2; its protein translation is MRQGGGGGDGVSPGNVPVCYYGAGGRVSATLERRVRAAEVLLRCAACGLAVLAAALLGADRQSRTFFSIQKVARYTDMQSLVILVIASGMVACYSLLQGARCLVSIIRGGILLNRPLAWAIFSCDQVMAYVIIGAVAVAMEAALLGKTGQVEFQWMKTCELYQRFCTQAGGGVACAVAASATMVGIALVSAFNLFRLYGHGKGSSK